The following proteins are co-located in the Manihot esculenta cultivar AM560-2 chromosome 7, M.esculenta_v8, whole genome shotgun sequence genome:
- the LOC110619151 gene encoding LOB domain-containing protein 1 codes for MGNLDKAVAGITPIAVPSPFSYSPPSSSPSLSSHSSLGLPSPSQSSPTAPPPPPPSVVLSPCAACKILRRRCVEKCVLAPYFPPTEPYKFTIAHRVFGASNIIKFLQELPESQRADAVSSMVYEANARIRDPVYGCAGAICQLQKQVNELQAQLAKAQAEVVNMQCQQANLVALICMEMTQSHHYQEPIFQQQQYIDTSCFLDDTNLATPWEPLWT; via the exons atGGGGAACCTTGACAAAGCAGTTGCAGGCATAACTCCGATTGCTGTTCCTTCTCCATTCTCTtattctcctccttcttcttctccttccctatCTTCCCattcttctcttggtcttccttctccttctcaGTCTTCCCCAactgctcctcctcctcctcctccctcTGTTGTTCTCAGCCCTTGTGCTGCCTGCAAAATCCTTCGCCGGCGATGTGTCGAGAAATGTGTTCTAGCTCCTTATTTTCCTCCCACTGAACCTTACAAGTTCACCATTGCTCATAGAGTCTTTGGAGCCAGTAACATCATCAAGTTCTTGCAG gAACTCCCAGAATCTCAGAGAGCAGATGCAGTAAGCAGCATGGTTTATGAAGCAAATGCAAGGATTAGAGACCCAGTTTATGGATGTGCAGGTGCAATTTGCCAACTTCAAAAGCAAGTAAATGAGCTTCAAGCTCAACTAGCCAAGGCACAAGCTGAAGTAGTAAACATGCAATGCCAACAAGCCAATTTGGTTGCTCTGATTTGCATGGAAATGACTCAATCTCATCATTATCAAGAACCCATTTTCCAGCAGCAACAATACATTGACACAAGCTGTTTCTTAGATGACACCAATTTGGCCACACCATGGGAGCCTCTATGGACATGA